The following is a genomic window from Acidisarcina sp..
AATACAACCTGCAGGCCTTACCCGTGCTCGACAGCGCGCAACATCTGGTGGGCGTCATTCAGGCAGATCATGTGATCGCATTTCTGCGGCAGGAAAAATGACCTTTTTAAAACGCTGGAAAGTCAGACTTCTACTCTTCCTCGCGGTGCTGGGCCCCGGCTTCATTACCGCAAATGTAGACAACGATGCTGGCGGCATCCTGACCTACTCTCAGGCAGGTGCGCAGTTCGGTTATACCCTGCTCTGGACGATACTGCCAATCACCCTCGCCCTTATCGTGGTGCAGGAGATGTGCGCCCGCATGGGCGTCGTTACCGGCAAGGGCCTATCCGACCTGATTCGCGAGGAATTCGGCCTTCGCGTGACCTTCATCGTGATGGTGCTGCTGGTTATTGTGAACTTCGGCAATGTCATAGCCGAGTTCTCCGGCATTGCGGGAAGCCTGCAGCTCTTTCATGTCAGCAAGTACCTGTCCGTCCCGGCCTGCGCGGCCCTGGTGTGGTACGTCGTCGTCAAGGGCGACTACAAGAGCACGGAAAAGATCTTTCTCGTCGCCTCGCTTGTCTATATCGCATATATCTTTGCTGGAGTACTCTCTGGACCGAGCTGGCATGAGGCGATCCTCTCGACTGTCAAGCTTCCCCCCAGCACGATGTGGCACGAGCGCACGTATGTCTACATGGTGATTGGCGTCATCGGAACCACCATTGCGCCCTGGATGCAGTTCTACCTGCAGGCATCGATCGTGGAAAAGGGCATCAGTATTCGCAGTTATGCTGCCTGCAGGCTTGATGTCATTGTCGGCAGCTTTTTCACCGATATCGTGGCGTGGTTCATCATCGTTGCATGCGCGGCAACCCTGTTTGTGCATGGTCTGGGCGCAATTCAGGTTCCCGCCGATGCCGCTGAGGCCATGAAGCCCCTGGCGGGACCATACGCCTTCCTGCTCTTTGCCTTTGGGCTCTTCAACGCCTCGCTCTTCGCGGCATCCATCCTTCCCCTCTCCACGGCTTACACGGTCTGCGAAGGGCTGGGACTGGAATCAGGAGTCGACAAAAGCTTCAAGGAAGCTCCCTTCTTCTACTGGCTCTATACGCTGCTGATTGCGGGCGGCGCCGCTATCGTTCTCATCCCGAATTTTCCGATGGTCAAGATCGTCATCTTGTCGCAGGTGCTGAACGGCGTTCTGCTTCCGGTCGTCATCATTCTGATGCTGATGCTGATTAACCGTAAAGACCTGATGGGCGAGCACGTCAATTCCAAATGGTTCAACGCGATTGCCTGGCTCACAGCCATCATCGTCATTGGACTGTCCATCGCCATGCTGTTCACGGCGGCCGGAACCTAAGAATAGGACTTGGAAATTGTTGTCAGCTTAGTGGCGTAGTGGGGCAACAGCACCCATTCTTAGAGAAGCTTTCCAGCCGCCAGATCGCGAATCAAGCTTCGATCCGCCGCTAGAAAGTCATACGAGGGCAGATCCTTCAGCTGGCACCAGCGCAAGTCATGAAAGATTCGGTTCGTCAGCTCGCCCGCAAAATTGCGGACCGCGAAGAACTGAAGATCCACCGCGCCACCGCTGCGGTAAGTATGCCGTAGCTGGATGATGCGTTCGCCAATTGTGGCGTCAATGCCCAGTTCCTCTTCTAGTTCCCGCTTCAGGGCCTGCTCCGGGCTCTCTCCCGCTTCAATCTTTCCGCCGGGGAACTCCCACTTGAGCGCCATTGGCTGGTCGGGGCGCCGCTGGCAGACAAGTACCCGGTCCTCACGCAGGATCAGTGCGGCAACCACCAGGCGAACCTGCTTGTTGCCAACTGCATAGCCGTTATGTGTCTCGTTGTCTTGCACGTCACTATTTTAGACGCTCAACAGATTCTTCCCTAGCCTCGGGGCCTTTCTGTTTTCGTCCAGTGGCACCAGCGCGTTAACCCTTAGAAGCCGACGCGGGGTAAAAGACGGGCCAGCCGCTGCTCGTCGCAACCTGCACCAGTTCCACGCTCGGATTTACCGCGAACGGATGTTTGGCAATTCGCAGCATGGCTACGTCATGGATCGAGTTTCCGAAGACCGCATCAGGATCGGAAATCCCGGCCCTTTCCAGCGCAAGCTGCTTTCCTTCGTCCGTTGGGACATCCATAAGGTCGCTGGTGATGATGCCATCTTTTACCTTTACGCGAGCTGCCAGGATCCGCTCCGGAGGAATCTGAAACACCTTCATTCCCTCTTCGATCACCCAGTTGTTGGTAGAGCTCACAGCCCAGATCGCGGTTCCCAGCGAGCGTAGCCTTTCGACCACGATGCGCATCGTCGGAAAGATGTCGTCTCCGATATGCGTGCGGAAATACTCGGCGGCGGCCCTGCGAATCTCCTCCTCGCGCAGCCCGGCGTAAATCTGCACCATCTCTCCGCACATTTCCAACTCGGAGACCCCGCCGCTGCGGTATAGGCGGTAGCGCGAATCGATCCAGTCGCTGGCATTTCTTGAAACCAGCCCCTGGTCGAGCGACCACACCATGAAGCCGTAGCCTGCGTCGCCGCTCCACAACGTGCCATCACAATCAAAAACCGCCACTGCCGGCTTCATCGCAAGCGTGGTGTCTAGTAATTCCGCATCTGAGAGCTGAACGACCCCTGTATTTTGAACGCTGATCACAACGGTGCTGCTCCTCTTGGCTTCGAGCCGATTTTGGCCCTACCTCCATTGTGAAGGATGAGAAGGCTTTTTGCACGATAACGTGCCATAAATCGGGCTGACGGCAAAATACCCTCTCAGCAATTCCGCTGCGATTCACGGGAACGCAATATTTCCCTACCCGCAACCTTCCGACGATCCCAGCTAAAGCGCAGGCATTCTAATCCGCCAGTTCCCGTAGATGGATCAACTCCGAACTGTTGCCTTCTGGCAGGCTCACACCCAACCCGTGCTGCAGGAGTTCGGCACCAGTGGCCGTTCTGTCTGCCGAGGTGTGGTCTTGAAAGCGGAGGCTGTATCTACGATCCGGACGAAGCCCCTGCAGAACAAAGGAGTGGCGATCCTCATCCGGACCGGACCCGCGAAACGCATATACGACTCCATCTCCCCGCCGCGGGTCGAAATACTCAATGCCATCCCAGTGAACGCCATCCGGCCGCTGAGAGATGTGGTACAGATTTGCATCGCGGATCAATGGCCGCAATTCATTCTTGTAAAGAGCAAACTCCTGCTTGGCGGTGTCATGCTGGGACGGCGTCCAGGCGTTCGTATCCTGCATAATGGTCAACCAACCCATCATCCCGCTGCGCAGCATGTACCGGAAATTTTCGATGGTTGGAGTCGGCCATTTTTGCACATAGTCCTCCAACATGGCCGCCGGCAAAACCTGGCTTGTGTCATAGAAAGCCTGCCGGTTCGACAGCGGATCATAGGAGTCCGTAATGGAAAAATAGTCGCCGTGTGCTGCACTGCCAAAGTCCACCATGCGCCCGCCATCGTTGCAGATCTCCAGCAGCAGTTCAGGATGCTCTCGTCGCAGATGCGAATAGATGTCGTAGTAGGCTCGCACCGCGTGGTAGTTTACGTCGGTCGAGTTCGCTGTATCCGGCATGTTGATGCCGCTGCCATTCACGCTCGACATCGACGGCGGGGCCTGCGCCATATGAGGATGATCGCTGCGGGCACAGTTTTTCGCCACCACATAGCCATCGTGTTCGAGCATATCCAGGCGATACTCGCGCACGATGCGCATGACCTCGCGCTGCGCGTAATCCCGGGCCGCAGGCAAACCGAGATCCGTCGTTCTCCCTACAAATTCATCCGGCTTCCAGTCGGCAGGCGCATCGGCCACCAGCCAGTCTCGAGTCTTTGGATTGTGCACATTCAAAGCTTCGGCTTCAGTGCTGACCCCTGCCTGCGCCCAGTCCACCCAGATGCCAAACTTGAGACCGCTCTTATGAGCCTCCTCCGAAAGAGCAGCAAGGCCATGCGGAAACTTCTTCTCGTCCGGATACCAGTCGCCTACTCCGCGAAACCACCCTGCATCGAGGTGAAACATCTCCAGCCCCAACTCTGCCGAGTCCCGGATCATGCGATGCGATAACTCTTCGTTCACTTGCATTCCGCTGCCCCAACTATTGTTCGTCAGCAACGGATAATGCGGGTCCTGCCATGTCACCGGATTCGTTAGAACCTGCCGCACCCAGGGGCGCAGAACGTTTCCTAATCCGTCGCGACCGCCGCTGAATCCGCCGACAAATACAGTCGGCGCATCAAAGCTCTCGCTTGGCAACAGCCGCGTGCGGAATGGACCGGGATCCGGATTCAAACCCGCCGCTCCCCGGATGAAGTTGCCCTCCCTCTGCAGACTCAACCGCGTACGCCCACTGAACTCCACCCCGACATACCACCCATCCCCGGAACTGCTGGCACGTTCCACCATGAACCAGGGAATGATTTCGGTCTCACCATCTCTCGCATAGGAACTCGATGTTCCCTTCCACCGATAGCCAACCGGAACCGCCAAGTGATGCGTCCCGATCGCAGATGGCTTCCCCGCCCCCTTATCGACGTAGAGATGTTCGAGCGCAACTCCTGGCCCCACGTGCCACTCGAAGCGAAAACTATCCTGCAAGGGAATTTGAATCTCTCGTGTGCTGAGATTTTCTATATGGATGCTGTGCTCAATTGGGCCGCTCGCGGCTGCAGCCTTCCACTCCCACGAAAGACGCAAGTGAGGAGAAGCGGATTCGTACACAAAGACGACGTGCTGAGGATCCGAGTGACTGGCGCCGCGATTGAGCCTCCATTGCAACGGCACAGAGCGGCCATCCATATCCACGAACGCGATCGGGGTTTCGGAAGCTCCATTGATCCATGCTGCGGATCGACCAGTTTTCAAGCTGACAACGCGAGGAGCATGCTCGCCGGCTGCCAGTTGCAAAGTAGTCTGCTGGGTCTGGAGCATCGCAGAAATCTGTCCGAAAGCAGCACCCGCCCAGCCGAGACAAACGATCCATAAGCAACACCTAATTACTCGTCGATACATACCCGTCCCTCGGAGTCAAACATTGAACGGGTCGGCCCTTCGAAAACAACAAAGAATTTGCTTTCACCGCTCCCCGTCGATACTAATAGATCTGTCCCGGCCGTCGGGGAGGCTTTGCCACAATCCGCACACTGAGCTGCGTCAAGGAAGGATTTGTAGATGAAGCTGATTCGCTTTGGCAATTTGAATGAGGAGCGCCCGGGCTTGCTCACCGACGACGGCAGGCGGATCGATCTCTCTGGACACTTCGAAGACTGGAATCCGACGTTTTTTCGGCGAAGAGGTTTGGCCGCACTCTCGGACCTGCTGGCTCAGACGGACCCGTCTCAATTTGCCGTCGTGGACGAAGCCGTGCGCCACGGCTCTCCTGTCGCTCGTCCCGGAAAGGTGATCTGCGTCGGTCTGAATTACTCAGACCACGCAGCCGAGGCTGGAATGGCCCTGCCCAAAGAACCCATTCTTTTCATGAAGGGCTCGAATACCGTGGTCGGCCCCTACGACAACATACTGATTCCCCGGCGCAGCACCAAGACAGACTGGGAGGTCGAGCTGGGCATAATCATCGGGAAGGATGCACGGTACTTGAACAGCGTCGTTGAAGCGCCAGACTATATCGCTGGTTATTGTGTGTCGCACGACGTCTCTGAGCGGGAATTTCAATTAGAGCGCGGAGGCCAATGGACGAAGGGCAAGAGCTGCGATACCTTCAATCCGCTGGGGCCCGCACTGATCACTCCCGAAGAGATTCCCGATGTGCGATCCCTGGCGATGTCGCTTTCGGTCAATGGAGAAAGACGGCAGAGCGGAAATACCGGCACAATGATCTTTGATGTATACACGCTGGTCTATTACATCTCACAATTTATGACTCTTGAGGCCGGCGATCTGATTTCGACTGGCACGCCGCCAGGTGTAGGGATGGGCATGAAGCCACCACAATTTCTCAAAGCTGGCGACATAGTCGAACTCTCCATCGATGGCCTTGGCTCACAAAGGCAGGTCTGCATGGCGGAGCCTCTCAGCTAAGCGACCGCACCTCCCGTCAGCAGCAGCTCCCCTGCAGCACTCGGGCTGATCGTTTTCTTCCCGCCCAATCTCGTATCTTTCCTATACAATTGCTCCCGGAAAACGTTTCCCACGGAGGATCGCGTCTATGTCCTGGCAGCATGCCCTCTCTCGATCTGCTGTCCTGCTATGCCTGCCGCTCGCTGCGGCGCTCTATGCTCAACAGGTTCCCGCCTCCCAGAATACGGCTCTGCTGGAAGTCCATCTGCAAAAGCCCACCGCCAAAGTCAGCCCCATGCTCTATGGCCTGATGACAGAGGAGATCAACTACTCCTACGATGGCGGCCTCTACGGGGAATTGGTCAGCAACCGCTCTCTAAGCGAGAAGAGTTGGATGGGACCACCGCACTGGCTTGTCGTACAAAAGGGAGATTCCCTGGCATCGATCGAACTGGACAAAGCGAACGGCCCCAGTGCGGCTCTCACCAACAGCTTGAAGCTCATTGTTCGTAAAGCGGATGCCGGGAACCCCGCAGGCGTTGAAAATGACGGCTTCTGGGGATTTCCTGTCCGAGCGCGCACAACCTTCCAGGGATCCCTTTACGCCAAGGCCGACAGTGCCTCCGTGGGTTCCATTACCGTGAGCCTGGTCAGCAACGACACGGGCCGCGTGGCCGCATCTGCCGTCGTGCCCGCGCCTGCAAGCGAGTGGAAGAAGTACGATTTTGAACTTAAGACTGGTGAGGTGGCTACCTCTTCCGCCTACCATCTCCTGCTTTCTGTGGAGCACCCCGGCAGCGTCTGGTTCGATCTTGTTTCGCTCTTCCCTCCGACGTATCACAATCGCCAGAATGGCAATCGCATCGACCTGATGGAAAAGATGGCGGCCATGAAGCCAACCTTCCTGCGCCTTCCTGGCGGGAATTATCTTGAAGGCAACCACATCTCTGAGCGGTATGACTGGAAGAAGACCATCGGCCCGCTGGTCGACCGTCCAACTCACCCAAGCCCCTGGAACTACCATTCTTCGGATGGAATGGGTCTGCTGGAATTTCTTGAGTGGTGCGAAGACCTTCGCATCCAACCTGTGCTGGCGGTGTACGCCGGTTACTCGCTCATGGGCGAGCATGTCAATCCCGGAACTGACCTTCAACCGTACGTACAGGATGCGCTCGACGAAATCGAATACGTCACGGGTAGCACCAGCACCACGTGGGGAGCCGTCCGAGCAAAGAATGGTCATCCTCAACCGTTCCCTCTTACCTATGTAGAGATCGGAAATGAAGACTGGTTTGATAAGTCTGGCAGCTACGATGAGCGCTACGCACAATTCTACAAAGCCATCAAAAAGCAATACCCCAGCCTGCAATTGATCGCGACCACTCCCGTCAAGGGCATCACTCCGGACGTGATCGATGACCACTATTACAAGCACGCTGTCGAGTTCTACGACGACGTGCACCACTATGACAAAACCGACCGCAACGGACCCAAGATCTTTGTTGGCGAGTGGGCAACGCGCGAAGGTTCTCCCACGCCCAACTTTGGCGCTGCTCTTGGCGACGCTGCGTGGATGACCGGCATGGAACGGAACAGCGACATCATCGTCATGGCTAGCTATGCGCCCCTGCTGGTCAACGTCAACCCGGGTGGCATGCAGTGGGAATCCGACCTCATCGGCTATGATGCGCTCACCAGCTACGGCTCGCCGAGTTACTATGCGCAGGTCATGTTCGGCAGTCACATTGGAACCGAGGTTCTCGACTCCAGGCTTGACGGTGCCGGACCACGCATCTTCTATTCCGTAACCCATGATCCGGCCAGGGGATTGTTGATCCTGAAGCTAGTCAATGGGTCGTCAATACCTCAGCCGCTTGAGATCAAGCTGGCCGGAGCGACGCAGGTAAAGCCCACTGCAACCCTCGTGAGTTTGAGCGCACACACCACGGAGGAGACAAATTCCATCTCCGACCCAACGCGGATTGTTCCGATCCAAAGCACCCTCAAAACAGCCGGGGCAGACTTCCATCACGTCATTCCGGGCTACTCCATCCAGGTACTGGAATTGTCGGTGAAATAGCTTCTCCGTAGCATCCGGTTTGTTGCTGACTGGCACAAATCCACGGCTCTCTCAGCGGGATTGTGCCGGTCAGTCGCGACGGCTACATCTGTAACGAAGGTATCTGTTGCAGATCGCGCGCGGCCTGCAGCACACTATCCGGCCTGCCAAGATCGCGCCAATAATATTCATTGGCGTCAAACGCAAGAATCTTTTCCCCCTCTCCTGCCAAGTGCAGGTACGTCGAAATGATGGAGAAGATTCCCTCGTCCATTCTCGAAAAAATGCGCGGCGAGAGAATATGAACCCCAGAGAACGCGCGCGCCTGTGTCCGCTGCGCCCGTCGAACCAGCTCCGTCGTCCCGTCCCGCCCCGATCGCCGGCCGCAAAGCCGCATCTGTTCATCGAATAGCAGGTAGCGGGAGGTCTCACGATCCTGTACCGCCAGCGTGGCCAGCGCATCCGCTTCCTTGTGAAATTGCGTCATCCGCTGCAGATCAATCGTGCTCAAGACGTCTACATTATGCAATAGGAATGGCCGCCCGGCATCTTTCGAATCCTCAAGAAAAAAACCTGCAGCTCTTTTCAAGCCGCCGCCAGTATCCAGCAGAGTCTCTTCGCGGGAGATTTCGATCCGCATGCCGAAGTTCTTATTCTTTTCGAGATACTCGACAATCATGTCAGCGAAGTAATGCACATTTACGATCACCTCGCGAACTCCAAACTCGCGCAGGCGAAGCAGCGTAATCTCCAGCATGGTTCGTCCAGCAACTTCCACCAGCGCCTTGGGACGGGAATCCGTGAGAGGCCGCAAGCGCGTGCCCAGACCAGCAGCAAGAATCATTGCTTTCATCTCGGCCAGTTCTCCTGTTCACGATGCTGCAAAAGTACCTCCACCCCGCTGCTACCCTGCAAATGCTTCGCCAGCCGTTCTGCCAGATAAACGGATCGATGCTGCCCGCCGGTGCAACCGAACGAGACCATAAGATTCTTGAAGCCGCGGCGCTGATAATTGCTTACGCTGGCGTCTACCAATGAAAAAGCATGATCGAGATACTGGTGCACGCTTTCCTGCTCATTCAAGTAGTCGATGACCGCTGAGTCTCTGCCAGTCAACTTCTTAAAACGTGCCTCACGGCCAGGATTCGGGAGACTCCGCGCATCGAATACGAATCCCCCTCCATGTCCCGTATCATCCTTTGGCAAGCCACGGTGAAAGGAGAAGCTGAAAATCCGTACCGTAATACTTGCTGCCGGAGTGGCCAGATCCTGCAATTTCTCCGATGCCAGCATGCCCCTGAAAGCTGCCATCAGCGCCGGAAGAGCGATCGGGAGTTGCACATAGTCGAGCAGCCAGCGCAGATTGTTGAGCGCATACGGAACGCTCTGCAAAAAATGAGATTTGCGCTCATAGAAGCCACGAAATCCATAGGCACCCAGCGCCTGCATGATTCGCACGTAGACGTAGGCATAGTAGTACCGCATGAACTTTTCGCGATCCAGATCAAGAAAACCAGATAACGTATCCAGGTAGTGATCGAGTAATTGCTGTCGAAGGGCTGGTGGCAAATCCGCTTTGGCGTCATAGAGCAGAGATGCAATGTCATACTGCAAAGCTCCGCGACGCCCCCCTTGATAATCCACAAAGAACGGAGACCCGTCTCGCAGCATCACATTGCGCGACTGGAAATCGCGATAGAGAAAGTAGTCGTGATCCGCGCTTAACAGGAACTTCGTTAAGCGGCTGAAGTCATCTTCCAGCGCTTGCTCATTGAAGGCGATGCCTGCGAGCCGTAGGAAGTAATACTTGAAGTAGTTCAAATCCCAGGCGATCGACTGGCGATCGAAGCTGGCTCGCGGATAGCATACCTTGTAATTCAGATCGCGCCCTGCCTCGACTTGAAAGCGCGGCAAAACCTCCACAACCCTGCGATAGGCTTCTACGGCCTCCGGAGCAATGATTTCGCCGTTGCGGTTCCGCGATAAAAACTCAAATAAAGTGGTGTCCCCCAGGTCTTCTTCGAGGTACGCGCCCTGGCTCAGATCCTCGATATAAATCTCCGGCACGGGCAAACCATAGCGGCGAAAGTGTCTGGAAAACTCAAGAAAGGCAACGTTCTCTTCCCTTACGTCATACAGAACTCCGATAGCACTGACAGAGCCATTCTTGAGCCGGATGATCTTCCGCCCCGAACCGCCGAGTTGCCCCTGCAGCGGTTGTACCTGCTCCACCGGCAGGGTGAAATGCTTCTCGAAAAGCCTTTTCAGAACATCCATAAAATATGAGTTTCCAGCGAATCGGAGGAATGAACTACCCGCGGATCCTTGAATGGAGATGCACGCAGGCACTGCAGAGGGGGGTGACCCTCTTTACAATATGCCTTCGTAGCTCATCCAAAGTGTAGCGCAAACTTCTTTGCAGCCGGGAGCCTGCCTAAGACAGCCTTTCCTGCAATTGAAAGATCCCTGATGCTTGCATATCCTTGCTAAGTAATTAGAAGCAGTTGGTTGATACTTCCACTGCCACTCGATATCGTCAACGTGGGGTCTTGAAAATGCAGTTCTCCTGGCGTCTGGGATTACGCTTAGTTCTGGTGGCCATCGCGGCAGCATTGCTTTGGGTTCGGTTCAGCTCGCCTCGCCACCCCAAGATTCCCGCGGTCAAACCGCCTACAGATCTGTCTCTCACCATGCCTCTTAACGAGCCTGGAGGCGGCGAAGCCCCCGCTGACTCCTATGAGGTCTATTCCGATCTCTATAAGGCCCCTATGGATGAACCGTTAGCATTCGCGGATGAGTCTTGGACGGATATTCCACAGGTGGACGGAACCTGCCTGAAACCAACGACCCCTGCGGAACACGAGATGGTGGACGGTTTCGATGCGGGCAATCGCCAGAGGCATCACTGGGAACAAAAATTCTCCATTCCCCAGGGCTATCAGCTACTACCCCAGCGCGAAGTATCTGTGGCCCAGCAATGTTTAGCAGCGCATTCGAGCGATGCGCAATGCGAGAAATACAAGACGCTCCGCTACGTGCGCCTGCTGGGAATTCCCGCATTCGACCACACCCACACCCGTGCGCTGGTCTCTGTAGCAAAGAGCTGTGGCGTCCACTGCGGAAGCGGCGGAGTCTTCGCGGTCGAGAAAGTCAATGGAAAATGGCAGCGATCCGAAACGACAGATTTTATTCGCGACTGCAGTTGGATGTATTAGCAATAAGCTGAAACAGGCTAGCCGAGTACCGAATCGAACGACAACACTGGTCGCACCAAACCATGCCTATACATGGATGGTCGGAGATGAAGTGAAGATCAAAATCGATGTAGAGGCTGTCCGCGCATAGTTTTCAATAGCAAGGGCTCAACTCGCAAGCAGCGCACATGGCCGCCGCTTGTAACCGTATGCTCGCACGGAAGCGCCAAACCTTCCTTGTCAGCGGATGCTTCGTTGCAGCCGGTGGCGGCGTCCTTCCTTACTCGCGCAAACCACACTACAGAGAGCAATATGGTATTAGGGGGATATTCACGGTGATCGTGAACTTTGCCGAACGGGCACATAACCATAACTGGAACCTGGACCCGGTCACACGGTCCCTGCTTGACACTGATTTCTACAAGTTGCTTATGCTCCAGTTCATCTGGAAGCATTTCCCCCGCACAAGGGCGACGTTTGAGTTGATCAACCGTACCTCCAACGTCAGACTCGCGGATCGCATCTCGCTTGAGGAAGTAGTGGCCCAGCTTGAGCAGGCTCGCCAATTACGCTTCCGCAAGTCCGAGTTGATCTGGCTCGCTGGAAACACCTTTTACGGAGTCCGGGGCATCTTCGAACCCGCATTTCTTGCATGGCTGGAGGACGATTTTCGCCTGTCTGATTATGAAGTCTCGATCAAGGACGGCCAGTTTCTTTTGAAATTTGATGGCCTGTGGACCGACACCACCATGTGGGAGATCTACGGTCTCTCAATCCTGGGTGAGTTGCGAACCAGGGCCAGCTTCAAAGGCATGTCCGAGATTTCTCTCGATGTCTTTTATGCACGTGCGAAGACCAGGTTGTGGGAGAAGATGGAGCGCCTGCGCGGGGTTCCAAACCTGAAGATGGCGGACTTTGGAACACGACGCAGGCATAGCTTTTTATGGCAGGAGTACGCCGTCAACGTATGCCGCAAAGCACTCGGAGAAAACTTTACCGGAACTTCGAATACTTACCTCGCCTACAAGCACGATATGGAAGCCATCGGTACCAACGCGCATGAAATTCCGATGGCGCTGGCCGCGATGGCTCCGGATGACGACGCACTTAAGGCATCTCAATACCGCGTGCTGGAGTTGTGGCAGAAGACCTATCAGGGCGAGTTGCTGATTATGCTGCCTGACACCTTTGGCACAACGCAATTTCTCAAAGATGCGCCGGCCTGGGCCGCGGATTGGACAGGACAGCGTATTGACAGCAAGAACCCGTACATCGCCGGCGATGAATATATCCAATGGCTGCAACAGAGAGGACGCGATCCGCAGAATAAGCTCATCATTGCGTCGGATGGGCTCGATGTAGATGTGATCCTCGGCCTGCACGCTTACTTCTCCGGAACGATACAGCCCGGAGCAACACCGGCAGATTTCCGCTCCGCTGCCGATTTTCATGACCCGGCAAAGTGGTCGCCCGGAAGAAGAATTCGCTTCAGCGCTGGTTGGGGAACCTTGCTCACGAACGACTTTCGCGGGTGCGATCCTGATGGGAACCGAGGCTTCGAACCCATCAGTCTCATCTGCAAGATGACTGCTGCGGATGGACATCCGGCCGTGAAACTCTCCGATAACTACGCCAAATCCACGGGCGAGCCCGAGGAGATCGAACGCTACCGGCGTGTATTCGGCACGATGGGAGTCGAGAACATTCCCGTAGAAGTCTGACGGAACCTCAATGAATAGCCGGCGCGGATGGCGGCAGCTCACCCGTTGGCCACGTTCCCGGCGCGGCCGACATAGTAAGCACCAACCGACCACCACCCGCGATCTCCGCGTGCCGCAGCCAGGCACGATTCAGCGGTTCCCCATTTAGTTCTGCCGCGGTTACATATTTGTTTGTGGCAGATACATTCTTCGTTTCAATCACGAATCTCTTATCGTCCGCCAGGTGCAGCGTTGTCTGCGGAAGACTCGGGCTTCCAATCAGGTACACATCCTGCCCTGCGTTGGGGAAAATACCTATCAGCCCAAAGGCGTACCACGATGACATCGCGCCTGAATCGTCATTGCCGGGCAGGCCCTTCCGTCCTGCATGAAAACTCACCGCGAGAATCTCCCGCACCCGCTCCGCAGCCTTGTCATGCCGTCCGGCCCAGATGTAAAGATAGGGGCTCAGAAATCCTGGCTCGTTGCCAACGTCGTAGGGTCCCGGAACAGTGAAGAATGCGTCCAGCCTGTTCACGAATCTCTGTGCCCCACCTGACTTCTCGATAAGCCGCGCCACGTTCTGTGGCACAAAGAGAGAGTAAGTCCAGGAATTACCCTCATAGAATGTCTTGCCGCCCCAACTGCAACCCTCGATGGCAGTAAATGGCGTCAGCCAGCTGCCATCGCGATGCCTT
Proteins encoded in this region:
- a CDS encoding nicotinate phosphoribosyltransferase codes for the protein MIVNFAERAHNHNWNLDPVTRSLLDTDFYKLLMLQFIWKHFPRTRATFELINRTSNVRLADRISLEEVVAQLEQARQLRFRKSELIWLAGNTFYGVRGIFEPAFLAWLEDDFRLSDYEVSIKDGQFLLKFDGLWTDTTMWEIYGLSILGELRTRASFKGMSEISLDVFYARAKTRLWEKMERLRGVPNLKMADFGTRRRHSFLWQEYAVNVCRKALGENFTGTSNTYLAYKHDMEAIGTNAHEIPMALAAMAPDDDALKASQYRVLELWQKTYQGELLIMLPDTFGTTQFLKDAPAWAADWTGQRIDSKNPYIAGDEYIQWLQQRGRDPQNKLIIASDGLDVDVILGLHAYFSGTIQPGATPADFRSAADFHDPAKWSPGRRIRFSAGWGTLLTNDFRGCDPDGNRGFEPISLICKMTAADGHPAVKLSDNYAKSTGEPEEIERYRRVFGTMGVENIPVEV
- a CDS encoding RNase adapter RapZ; this encodes MDVLKRLFEKHFTLPVEQVQPLQGQLGGSGRKIIRLKNGSVSAIGVLYDVREENVAFLEFSRHFRRYGLPVPEIYIEDLSQGAYLEEDLGDTTLFEFLSRNRNGEIIAPEAVEAYRRVVEVLPRFQVEAGRDLNYKVCYPRASFDRQSIAWDLNYFKYYFLRLAGIAFNEQALEDDFSRLTKFLLSADHDYFLYRDFQSRNVMLRDGSPFFVDYQGGRRGALQYDIASLLYDAKADLPPALRQQLLDHYLDTLSGFLDLDREKFMRYYYAYVYVRIMQALGAYGFRGFYERKSHFLQSVPYALNNLRWLLDYVQLPIALPALMAAFRGMLASEKLQDLATPAASITVRIFSFSFHRGLPKDDTGHGGGFVFDARSLPNPGREARFKKLTGRDSAVIDYLNEQESVHQYLDHAFSLVDASVSNYQRRGFKNLMVSFGCTGGQHRSVYLAERLAKHLQGSSGVEVLLQHREQENWPR
- a CDS encoding alpha-L-arabinofuranosidase C-terminal domain-containing protein — encoded protein: MSWQHALSRSAVLLCLPLAAALYAQQVPASQNTALLEVHLQKPTAKVSPMLYGLMTEEINYSYDGGLYGELVSNRSLSEKSWMGPPHWLVVQKGDSLASIELDKANGPSAALTNSLKLIVRKADAGNPAGVENDGFWGFPVRARTTFQGSLYAKADSASVGSITVSLVSNDTGRVAASAVVPAPASEWKKYDFELKTGEVATSSAYHLLLSVEHPGSVWFDLVSLFPPTYHNRQNGNRIDLMEKMAAMKPTFLRLPGGNYLEGNHISERYDWKKTIGPLVDRPTHPSPWNYHSSDGMGLLEFLEWCEDLRIQPVLAVYAGYSLMGEHVNPGTDLQPYVQDALDEIEYVTGSTSTTWGAVRAKNGHPQPFPLTYVEIGNEDWFDKSGSYDERYAQFYKAIKKQYPSLQLIATTPVKGITPDVIDDHYYKHAVEFYDDVHHYDKTDRNGPKIFVGEWATREGSPTPNFGAALGDAAWMTGMERNSDIIVMASYAPLLVNVNPGGMQWESDLIGYDALTSYGSPSYYAQVMFGSHIGTEVLDSRLDGAGPRIFYSVTHDPARGLLILKLVNGSSIPQPLEIKLAGATQVKPTATLVSLSAHTTEETNSISDPTRIVPIQSTLKTAGADFHHVIPGYSIQVLELSVK
- a CDS encoding nucleotidyltransferase family protein, encoding MKAMILAAGLGTRLRPLTDSRPKALVEVAGRTMLEITLLRLREFGVREVIVNVHYFADMIVEYLEKNKNFGMRIEISREETLLDTGGGLKRAAGFFLEDSKDAGRPFLLHNVDVLSTIDLQRMTQFHKEADALATLAVQDRETSRYLLFDEQMRLCGRRSGRDGTTELVRRAQRTQARAFSGVHILSPRIFSRMDEGIFSIISTYLHLAGEGEKILAFDANEYYWRDLGRPDSVLQAARDLQQIPSLQM